The Leucobacter viscericola sequence GGTGACGAGCAGATTGACGGCATCGTTGCGCTCGCTGTGAGGTTGGGCCTCGACGGGATCATCGCAACAAACACCACTGTCTCTCGCGAGGGGCTGACCGCTGCTGACGCTGACGTTGAGCGCATGGGAGCCGGCGGGCTTTCAGGCGAGCCGCTTAAGGATCGTTCGCAGGAGGTGCTGCGGCGAATCGTTGCGACTGCGCCCGAGGGGTTCTGCATTATCTCGGTGGGCGGTGTGTCCACCGCTGAAGATGTTGTGGAGCGCCTGCGGGCTGGCGCCACCCTTGTGCAGGGATACACGGCGTTCATCTACGAGGGCCCACTATGGGTGCGACGTATTAACCGCGATCTGCAGCGTATGGGGTGGCGGGCGCCAGCCACTGCGTAGTTTTTCTGGCTAGTTCGGGAACTTGCCGCGCTTGACCTGCGGCTTCGGTGCACGCAGCATGCGGAACTGGAACGCGCGCATCGCCGCGTACCAGCGGAACCCGGGCTGCACGCGATCCTCGCCGAACTTCTTGCCAAGGATCCGCTTGAGACGGAAACCAAGGAATACTGCATCGAGCACGGCAAGGCCGACGAAGATCCAGATCACAACCAGGCTGACGATCTGAACAATGCCGGGGATGAACGTCATGATCAGCACAACGAGCATCATCGGAATGAGCATTTCGCCGATGTTCCAGCGCGCGTCCACATAATCGCGCACAAACCTGCGCTGGGGGCCCCTGTCGCGCGCGGTGAGGAATCGCTCCTCGCCGTTCATCATGCCAATGCGTGCGCGCTCGCGCTCGCTCGCCTGCTGGAGGCGCTGTTCTTTGGCGATCGTTTTGTCTTTCGAGCCAACGATGGGTCGTGCGTTTGCCGCCTGCGCTGCTTTGCGCGAGGGGGTGGGGCGACCCTTGCCGACAGGCGCCTCTGTGACGTCTTCGTTGGTCTCTGCGGCGTCTGCCGCGCCCTTCTTTGCCACGCCTAATCCCTCTCGCTGTGCACACTGTGTGCTGTTAAGTATTCCGTCGACGCAATATCGACCGCCTACCAGACTACCTGGCGAAATCATGGAGAAGCCGCGAATGTGGGAGGTAGACTAATTCCCACGATCATCACGTGAGCGAGGAGTACGTATGAGCACTGTAACAACGGGTACTGCCGCAGATCAGGCCCACGGAGTGAAGCTGAGTGTCGCCGCGAGCGACAAGGTACGTAGCCTATTGGCGCAAGAGGGGCGAGACGACCTCCGCCTGCGCATTGCTGTGCAGCCCGGTGGCTGCTCTGGCCTGATTTACCAGCTCTTTTTCGATGAGCGAGAGCTCGAGAACGATGCCGTAGTTGATTTTGATGGTGTCGGGGTCGTGGTGGATGCCATGAGCATCCCGTACCTCAACGGAGCGACGATTGACTTCGAAGACACGATCCAAAAGCAGGGTTTTACCATAGATAACCCCAATGCAGAAGGAAGTTGCGCCTGCGGAGACAGCTTTAGCTGATCCACTAGTGCCAATTTTTCGCGTATTTGCGCAAATTAGTGCGCACGACACCCTCTACGTGTACGGCGAACGCTCAGGTTCGCGCTAAGCTATCAGGGAGTCATCAGTTTCGCGCGCTTCACGTGCGGACGAGAAACAATTCGAAAGGTATGCGGTGCGTTCCAATCGTCGAATGAAATGGGTCGCGGCCCCGGCAGTACTCTCAATTGGGTTACTGCTTGCAGGTTGCACTCCAGAGCAGCAGCGGGGCTTTCTTCCCGCAGGATCCACGGATGCTACGAACCTGACGCCGGGTATCACCGGTCTCTGGGTTACCTCTTGGATCGTGCTCCTCGCCGTGGGTGTGATTACCTGGAGTTTGATCCTCTGGGCAACCATCGCTTACCGCCGCCGCAAGGGCCAGACCGGGCTTCCTGTGCAGCTGCGTTACAACATGCCGATCGAGACCTTCTTTACGGTTGTTCCCGTGATCCTGGTGCTGGGCTTCTTCGCCTTCACCGCACAGGAGCAGAGCAAGATTGAAGCTCGCTACGACAAGCCTGAGAACGTCGTGCAGGTGTTCGGCAAGCGCTGGGCGTGGGACTTCAACTACGTGAAAGACGACGCCTACTTCCAGGGCGTCCAGGTGCAGACCGACAAGAAGGGCAACCCTGAAGAGGGAACCATGCCGGTTCTCTACCTTCCGGTGAATAAGAAGACCGAGATCCAGCTTGAGACTCGCGATGTTATTCACTCCTTCTGGGTGGTCGAGTTCCTCTATAAGAAGGACATGATCCCCGGTCAGACCAACTACATGAGCTTCACTCCGACCAAGACCGGCACTTACATGGGTAAGTGCGCAGAGCTTTGCGGTGAGTACCACTCGATGATGCTGTTTGAGGTTCGCGTTGTTACGCAGAACGAGTACGACGCTTACATCGACTCGCTGAAGGCTGCCGGCAACAAGGGCCAGGTTGAGGGCAACCTCAACCCGAACCAGGCACACTTCTTCGGTGACGAAGCCAAGGCTGAGAACGAATAATGAGGGATAGCAACATGAAGAAGGGCAATATCATTGTCTCGTGGCTGACGTCCACGGACCACAAGGTGATTGGGTACATGTACCTGATCAGCTCCTTCGTGTGGTTCCTGATCGGCGGCCTGATGGCTCTCCTGATCCGTGCGCAGCTCTTTGCTCCGGGCCTCGAGATAATTCCGACGAAGGAACAGTACAACCAGCTGTTCACCATGCACGGCACGATCATGCTGCTGATGTTTGCAACCCCGCTGTTTGCCGGGTTCGCGAACGCGCTCATGCCGCTCCAGATTGGTGCACCCGACGTGGCGTTCCCGCGTCTGAACGCCTTCGCGTTCTGGCTGTACACCTTTGGATCGCTGATCGCTGTTGGTGGCTTCCTCACCCCGCAGGGTGCTGCTTCATTCGGCTGGTTTGCATACGCGCCTCTCTCTGAGATGACCTATTCTCCGGGTATCGGCGGAAACCTTTGGGTCCTCGGCATTGGCCTCAGCGGCTTCGGAACGATTCTCGGTGGCGTTAACTTCATTACGACCATCATTACGATGCGCGCTCCCGGCATGACCATGTGGCGTATGTCGGTGTTCACCTGGAACACGCTTATCACTTCACTCCTGGTCATCCTGATCTTCCCAGTTCTTGCAGCCGCGGCATTTGGCCTCGCAGCAGACCGTATCTTCGGGGCTCAGATTTACAGTGGTGAGGGAGGCGCAATCCTTTGGCAGCACCTCTTCTGGTTCTTTGGCCACCCAGAGGTCTACGTGATCGCGCTGCCGTTCTTCGGTATTGTCTCTGAGGTCTTCCCGGTCTTCAGTCGTAAGCCGCTCTTTGGTTACAAGACTCTGATCTACGCAACGATCTCGATTGCTGCGCTCTCCATGACGGTGTGGGCTCACCACATGTACGTCACCGGTTCAGTGCTGCTGCCGTTCTTCGCTCTGATGACCATGCTCATCGCGGTCCCGACCGGTGTGAAGATCTTCAACTGGCTCGGCACCATGTGGCGCGGTTCGATTACCTTCGAGACCCCCATGCTGTGGTCGCTCGGCTTCCTCGTGTCCTTCGTGTTCGGTGGTCTGACCGGTGTCATCCTGGCATCGCCCGCACTTGACTTCCACCTCTCCGATACCTACTTCGTTGTGGCTCACTTCCACTACGTCATCTTCGGTACCGTGGTCTTCGCGATGTTCGCAGGGTTCTACTTCTGGTGGCCAAAGTGGACCGGCAAGATGCTCGACGAACGTCTTGGCAAGATCCACTTCTGGGTGCTCTTCATCGGCTTCCACATGACCTTCCTCGTGCAGCACTGGCTGGGCGTCATGGCCATGCCGCGTCGTTACTACACCTACCTGCCCGCGGATGGCGTCACCTGGGGCAACCAGCTGTCGACCGTCGGTGCGATGGTGCTGGGTGTCTCTGTGATCCCATTCCTGCTGAACGTGTACATTACTGCGCGTCGTGCACCCAAGGTCACTGTTGATGACCCGTGGGGTTACGGTCGTTCGCTCGAGTGGGCAACCTCTTGCCCGCCACCGCGACACAACTTCACCTCTATCCCGCGCATCCGCTCGGAGTCTCCTGCTTTCGATCTGCACCACCCTGAAGTGAGTGGTGTAGAGCAGCCAAAGCCGGCTCCCGCGATTGCCGAGCAGAAGTAACCGGAGGCAAACTGAATCATGAAATCAAACATTGTTATCTTTTGGTTGCTGACGGCCTACTTCATCATCCTTTCAACGGTCTACACCGTTTGGAACATCAATGTCCACGGTGGTCCCGAGTGGGCCGGATCGATCGCGATCCTGCTCTCCGGCGGCCTGACCGCATTCATCGCGTCCTACCTGGGCCTCGTGAAGAAGAAGCAGGGTGGCGTTCAGGTTGCTGACCGCGATCTTGCTGACATCGATGACGGAGATCCTGAGATTGGTGAGTTCAGCCCGTGGAGCTGGTGGCCGATCTTCCTTGCCTTCGCTCTGGGTCTTGTGATCCTCGGTGTTTGCATCGGATTCCAGTTCTGGATGGTATTCCTGTCGCTGCCTCTCGTGATCGTCGGCGTTGTCGGCTGGGTTTACGAGTACTACCGCGGTAACTTCGCCCGCTAGGTTCCATACCTGTGAGCATCTCTATTCGACGCGGCCAGAGCGAAGACGCAACAGCGCTCTTCGCTCTGGCTCGTCAGTATCAAACCGGCCGCGAGGCCATCGGTCGCGACGAGTTTCTTGTGGCGCTCGACAACATCCTGCGTCACCGCGACCAAGAGGCAAACGTTCTCTTTGTCGCTGAGCTCGACGGCAAGGTTGTGGGTTACTCGCTCATGACCGTATCCCGCCTGCTTCACGCACCCGGCCTCACCGCTCATCTGCAAGAGATTGTTGTTGATGAGACGACCCGTGGCCACGGTGTTGGTGACAGGCTCATGCAGGCAAACGAGCACTACTGCATGGGGCGTGGTGTGCGCCAGCTGTCTGCTTCTACCTCGAGAATTGGCTCGTTCTACAACCATCGTGGCTTCGAGCCCATGGGCGAGCACTACCGCAAGATCCTCGACCTCTCCTAGGCTATGTCCTCGCGTCGACCGCGGCGTAGACCCGGGGAAAATCGCGAGCTCCTAATTGAAGCGGGACTCGTTGAGTTTGGTCTGTTCGGGTACCAGGGTGCCTCGACAGGGGCGATCGCGCTTCGCGCTGACGTGCCACAACCCCACGTCTACGCTAACTTCGCCAACAAGCAG is a genomic window containing:
- a CDS encoding GNAT family N-acetyltransferase, which codes for MSISIRRGQSEDATALFALARQYQTGREAIGRDEFLVALDNILRHRDQEANVLFVAELDGKVVGYSLMTVSRLLHAPGLTAHLQEIVVDETTRGHGVGDRLMQANEHYCMGRGVRQLSASTSRIGSFYNHRGFEPMGEHYRKILDLS
- the coxB gene encoding cytochrome c oxidase subunit II, whose product is MKWVAAPAVLSIGLLLAGCTPEQQRGFLPAGSTDATNLTPGITGLWVTSWIVLLAVGVITWSLILWATIAYRRRKGQTGLPVQLRYNMPIETFFTVVPVILVLGFFAFTAQEQSKIEARYDKPENVVQVFGKRWAWDFNYVKDDAYFQGVQVQTDKKGNPEEGTMPVLYLPVNKKTEIQLETRDVIHSFWVVEFLYKKDMIPGQTNYMSFTPTKTGTYMGKCAELCGEYHSMMLFEVRVVTQNEYDAYIDSLKAAGNKGQVEGNLNPNQAHFFGDEAKAENE
- the ctaD gene encoding cytochrome c oxidase subunit I, which gives rise to MKKGNIIVSWLTSTDHKVIGYMYLISSFVWFLIGGLMALLIRAQLFAPGLEIIPTKEQYNQLFTMHGTIMLLMFATPLFAGFANALMPLQIGAPDVAFPRLNAFAFWLYTFGSLIAVGGFLTPQGAASFGWFAYAPLSEMTYSPGIGGNLWVLGIGLSGFGTILGGVNFITTIITMRAPGMTMWRMSVFTWNTLITSLLVILIFPVLAAAAFGLAADRIFGAQIYSGEGGAILWQHLFWFFGHPEVYVIALPFFGIVSEVFPVFSRKPLFGYKTLIYATISIAALSMTVWAHHMYVTGSVLLPFFALMTMLIAVPTGVKIFNWLGTMWRGSITFETPMLWSLGFLVSFVFGGLTGVILASPALDFHLSDTYFVVAHFHYVIFGTVVFAMFAGFYFWWPKWTGKMLDERLGKIHFWVLFIGFHMTFLVQHWLGVMAMPRRYYTYLPADGVTWGNQLSTVGAMVLGVSVIPFLLNVYITARRAPKVTVDDPWGYGRSLEWATSCPPPRHNFTSIPRIRSESPAFDLHHPEVSGVEQPKPAPAIAEQK
- a CDS encoding cytochrome c oxidase subunit 4, producing MKSNIVIFWLLTAYFIILSTVYTVWNINVHGGPEWAGSIAILLSGGLTAFIASYLGLVKKKQGGVQVADRDLADIDDGDPEIGEFSPWSWWPIFLAFALGLVILGVCIGFQFWMVFLSLPLVIVGVVGWVYEYYRGNFAR
- the erpA gene encoding iron-sulfur cluster insertion protein ErpA, giving the protein MSTVTTGTAADQAHGVKLSVAASDKVRSLLAQEGRDDLRLRIAVQPGGCSGLIYQLFFDERELENDAVVDFDGVGVVVDAMSIPYLNGATIDFEDTIQKQGFTIDNPNAEGSCACGDSFS
- a CDS encoding DUF3043 domain-containing protein: MAKKGAADAAETNEDVTEAPVGKGRPTPSRKAAQAANARPIVGSKDKTIAKEQRLQQASERERARIGMMNGEERFLTARDRGPQRRFVRDYVDARWNIGEMLIPMMLVVLIMTFIPGIVQIVSLVVIWIFVGLAVLDAVFLGFRLKRILGKKFGEDRVQPGFRWYAAMRAFQFRMLRAPKPQVKRGKFPN